The Anaerolineales bacterium region GTGGGAGAGGGCGGGGTGAGGGCGCTCCTTGACTTCACAGCCTGTAGTTTTTCTCGGCGGCTTCCTCAGCGTTCCCTCCATTTACGCAGGAATGGCAAATGAGATCGCGCGCGTGAGCGGACAGAAAGTTTGGGTGGCGCAAGCGCGCACGCATCACTGGCTGACTACGGTCACTGCGGCGGGTTGGGCGCTGGTTATCCGCAAATTGGATGAGGCGGTGCGCGCGGCGGCACAGTCCTCGCCGACCGGCAAAGTGACGTTGATCGGTCACAGTTCAGGCGGGGTGATGGCGCGGCTCTATCTCGGCGACAAGCCGTTTCATGGACATATCTTCAACGGCTTGCCTCGGGTGGATACGTTGGTCACGTTGGGAAGTCCGCACTACAACCGGCGCGGCGGCAGGCTGCGGAACGAGGTTCAGCGCTTGTATCCCGACGCGTATTTTTCTCCGCAGGTGAAATACATTTCAGTGGCGGGCAAAGCCTTGCAAGGCAAACGCGACGGAACCTCAGCGGAACGCAGGCTGTTTCGTACCTACAATCGCCTGTGCGGAAACGGCTCCACCTGGGGCGACGGGCTGGTGCCGCTCGAATCCGCGTTGCTGAAAGGTTCGCATCAGGTTATTCTCGATGGCGCGCATCATTACGGCTTAAAAGAGGGCTTGTGGTATGGCACGCCGCGTCTTGTGGAGGAGTGGTGGGAGGGAGTTGGGTAGACCAACAAACCGAACGATAAAATACGCATCCATGAACTCTCACCTCCGCGCCGTTCTCCAAGCCTTATTGGTCGTTTTCCTCTGGGCAACCTCCTGGGTCTTCATCAAAATCGGATTGCAAGACATCCCGCCGCTCACCTTTGCAGGGATGCGATACTTCCTCGCCTTTCTCTTCCTGCTGGCGGCATTATTTTTCAGCGAGACCAAACGGGAGATAAAACAACTCTCGCGCAGGATGTGGTTGAGGTTCATCCTGCTCGGCGTCCTTTTGTATGCCGTCACGCAGGGCGCGGTCTTTGTGACGCTCGCCTACCTCCCGGCCGTGACCACCAACCTGTTGTGGAGTTTCAGCAGTGTCGTCGTGACGGTCTTCGGCATCCTCTGGCTGGCTGAAAAACCGACGTGCTTGCAATGGGTCGGCATCGCGCTGGCGATCGCCGGAGCGCTCGTCTACTTCATGCCGGTCGCGATCCCTCGCAGTCAATCCATTGGCGTGATCGCCGCCCTCACCGGCATCCTCACCAACGCCGTATCGGCTGTGATGAGTCGGAACATCAACCGCTCGGAGATGCATCACCCGCTTCTCATCACGGTCGTCAGCATGGGCGCCGGTTCGATCCTGCTGCTCGCGGCGGGATTCGCTTTCGAGCCGCCGCCGGTCGTCAACGCGCGCGGCTTGGCGATCATCCTCTGGCTGGC contains the following coding sequences:
- a CDS encoding DMT family transporter — its product is MNSHLRAVLQALLVVFLWATSWVFIKIGLQDIPPLTFAGMRYFLAFLFLLAALFFSETKREIKQLSRRMWLRFILLGVLLYAVTQGAVFVTLAYLPAVTTNLLWSFSSVVVTVFGILWLAEKPTCLQWVGIALAIAGALVYFMPVAIPRSQSIGVIAALTGILTNAVSAVMSRNINRSEMHHPLLITVVSMGAGSILLLAAGFAFEPPPVVNARGLAIILWLALTNTAFAFTLWNHILRTLTAMEASVINGTMMIWIPILALLFLGETITGKEIIGLAITGLGTLIVQFRKPASQTDSTNS